A region from the Deltaproteobacteria bacterium genome encodes:
- a CDS encoding tRNA-dihydrouridine synthase family protein, producing the protein MEGFTTFPMRLWLAMTSRPMAMTTPFLRVTRTHPDGHLPLLFAPELFELRGMMPYELTPQLITGDIDLFMQTEALLPPEVAAAIELNCGCPSPSCVGHQAGSGILRDPARFGRTIAKLAQHLGPGRLAVKMRLGVDDAAEFGQLVQVIADLPLARLTVHGRTRADRYRGHARWDLIEYAASATATQTWASGDVCGIETADEIRSVAPTIKGVMIGRGLLRNPWVFDEIRSRMHQEINLIAFANALLCYALLHEISIKAPEKLIAKILRGRLLHYCGTSDQAWEHMTAELTAMVAHVPLVFDRYGGIGDIALSNTAFGRLRILWSYLRSSLPEPFHTPKIMRAKNMRDFFAAIFIAADEMVRAPLMLRHQPTWDDLFGGVRGSAT; encoded by the coding sequence ATGGAAGGTTTCACCACTTTCCCGATGCGCCTTTGGCTAGCTATGACGTCGCGCCCCATGGCGATGACTACGCCGTTTTTACGCGTCACGCGCACTCACCCCGACGGTCATTTGCCGCTTCTCTTTGCACCTGAATTGTTTGAGCTGCGCGGCATGATGCCTTATGAATTGACGCCTCAGCTCATCACAGGCGACATAGATCTGTTTATGCAGACCGAGGCGCTTTTACCGCCAGAGGTAGCCGCAGCAATCGAATTAAATTGCGGCTGTCCCTCACCAAGTTGTGTGGGGCATCAAGCTGGTAGTGGGATCTTGCGCGATCCGGCGCGCTTTGGCCGCACTATTGCGAAGCTTGCCCAACATCTTGGCCCAGGTCGTTTGGCAGTAAAAATGCGTCTAGGCGTCGATGACGCTGCTGAGTTTGGACAGCTTGTGCAGGTCATCGCTGACCTACCGCTGGCTCGCCTGACAGTGCACGGTCGCACCAGAGCGGATCGCTACCGCGGCCATGCTAGGTGGGATTTAATCGAGTACGCAGCGAGTGCAACAGCAACGCAGACCTGGGCTTCCGGTGATGTTTGCGGCATTGAGACTGCGGATGAAATCCGGAGTGTCGCCCCCACAATCAAAGGAGTGATGATTGGTCGTGGGCTGCTCAGAAATCCCTGGGTTTTTGACGAAATTCGTTCGCGTATGCACCAAGAAATAAACTTAATTGCGTTTGCAAATGCACTGCTTTGTTATGCTTTGCTACATGAGATAAGTATCAAGGCGCCAGAGAAGCTGATCGCTAAAATACTGCGTGGTCGTCTCCTTCACTATTGCGGCACAAGTGACCAAGCATGGGAACACATGACGGCCGAGTTGACGGCCATGGTCGCCCACGTGCCACTGGTGTTTGACCGTTACGGTGGAATTGGGGACATCGCGCTGTCAAACACTGCATTTGGTCGGTTACGGATTCTCTGGAGTTATCTACGTTCTTCGCTACCGGAACCGTTTCATACTCCCAAAATCATGCGCGCTAAAAATATGCGCGATTTTTTTGCTGCGATTTTTATCGCTGCAGATGAGATGG